The genomic region GTAATCGGGGTATCGTTTATAAATGCCCTTGATTTTCCACTGGGCAGAATCTCCCTGCGAATTATGGTCTTTGGTTCATAATCCAAATCATTATCGGAAAAAAAGGATTTCAGGTGGTATTCCTCTATCGAAAATTCAGCCTCGATGATACACTTTTCATCGGTATTTCGTAAAGCGGATAAGTCGGCCCGTTTGCCCAAAACCAATGACAGGCCGCCCAACAAAATGGATTTTCCCGCTCCGGTCTCACCGGTAATAATGGTAAAGCCTTGGCCAAAAGAAACATTCAATTGGTCAATTAAGGCATAATTTTTTATAGAAAGGTTCGTTAGCAATAGTCAAATAATTATTGCCGTAAAGATAATTGATCTAACAAGGGAAAAAAATGGACATCAATATTTTATTGCGCTCCATTCACTGGCATAAAACGGGGCTACCTTGTTCAAGGTTTCTTTAAGCTTGACAATATCGACCTTGGGACCATCTGAGAAAATGTTCTGTATTTCTTCGGACTTGGCGTCAAAAAAAGTCTGTATCAAAAAAGCGTTCGGTCGCCTACTGATCAAGGTTTCAAACAATTTTAGGGAACCGGCGATTATCTGCTTTCCCGTACTATTATTATCGGCCATAATATCCATACCCTTTCTGTGATAGTTGTACATGGCAATCCTGTATTCCCTAAAAGTGTTGGACAATAGATTGTCTACCAAAATAAAACGTGTACGGTTATCGGTAGCTGAATTCCAGTCTCCAAAACCGGAGCCTTGTGCCTGGCCTACGATATCCTGGGCTTTTTTATAAAAATCGGTGCCACCTTCCAAAGCAAACGTATCGGCATCTAGCCCCAACATTAAATAAACGTAATATGAAATGACACCTACCAAATTAGAATCAAATCGGTTTTCATTATATATCAGTGGTTGAAATTCAATATACTCAAAATTGAATTTATCATCTTTATAATTGAAAATAGGTGTCTCGTATGATGTGTTGAATACCGGTCTAGAGGATTGTAACTGTATACTGGCTTCAAATCTATTGGAATCAAACTTGGTTACCGTAATGAACATTCGCGCATTTATACGCTCGTTTTCCTTATAAATTTTATTGGTCCATTTGGTTTTGTTCACAAAATCGTTAAGTGAACGCTCCAATGTTTTAAAAATCTGCTGATTGGTTTGGCTCACTTGATCTGCGTTTACGGTAACGGTACAATTAAGTTCCTGTGACGTTACGGATAATGTAAAAACAAAAAATAATGTAAAAAAAAACGCTCTACGCATTTGTGTGTGCTATGATTTCATTCCAAATATCCAAAGCAACATCGGCCTTGCTCTTTAGTTCAAACGTTTTAATATCAAGATTCTTATCTATGAACGCTATTTTATTCGTAGCTGTGCCAAAACCGGCACCGTAATCGTTCAGTGAGTTTAAAACAATCGCATCCAAGTTTTTTCTTTGGAGCTTACCCTTGGCATTTTCAACTTCGTTTTCGGTTTCCAAGGCAAAGCCCACTAAATATTGCCGTTGTTTTTTTTCGCCCAAAGAAAATAGAATGTCCTTATTTTTCACCAGGGTAATAGCCAGCTCATCGTCTTTCTTCTTAATTTTCTCATCAGCTATGGTCTTAGGCCTGTAATCGGCAACAGCTGCGGCACATATGGCAAAATCAACCGATTCATAGCTTTTGTGTGCAGCTTTGTACATTTCGTCAGCAGAGGTAACCCGCTCGATCGTAACAGAACTATGAGTTAATTCCAAATGGGAAGGACCGGAAACAAGCAATACTTCGGCTCCTAGATCAGCTGCCCTTTTGGCCAGTTCAAAACCCATTTTCCCGGAAGAATGGTTGCCAATAAAGCGCACTGGGTCAATAGCTTCATAGGTAGGCCCGGCCGTTATCAAAACCTTCTTCCCAAAAAGTGGAAGCCCTTTCGAAAAATGGTCTTGTAAAAATGTGACAATATCCTCGGGTTCGGCCATGCGGCCTTCGCCATGCAACCCACTGGCCAACTCACCAGAGGTGGCAGGAATCATAATGTTACCAAAGGACTGTAATTTGTCAAAAGACGCTAGGGAAGACGGGTGCTTATACATGTCTAAGTCCATCGCTGGAGCAAAGAAAACCGTACACTTTGCGGATAGATAAGTGGCCAACAGGAGATTATCGCAGGTACCGTTGGCCATTTTTGACAGTGTGTTGGCCGTTGCCGGTGCTATAACCATTACATCGGCCCAAAGCCCCAATTCTACATGATTGTTCCAATCCAAAGAATTTTCATCCTGACTCACAAAAGATGTCAATACCGGATTCTTGGAAAGTGTTGCAAGGGTCAGCGGTGAGACAAAAGAGCCGGCACTATC from Costertonia aggregata harbors:
- the porD gene encoding type IX secretion system protein PorD; translation: MRRAFFFTLFFVFTLSVTSQELNCTVTVNADQVSQTNQQIFKTLERSLNDFVNKTKWTNKIYKENERINARMFITVTKFDSNRFEASIQLQSSRPVFNTSYETPIFNYKDDKFNFEYIEFQPLIYNENRFDSNLVGVISYYVYLMLGLDADTFALEGGTDFYKKAQDIVGQAQGSGFGDWNSATDNRTRFILVDNLLSNTFREYRIAMYNYHRKGMDIMADNNSTGKQIIAGSLKLFETLISRRPNAFLIQTFFDAKSEEIQNIFSDGPKVDIVKLKETLNKVAPFYASEWSAIKY
- the coaBC gene encoding bifunctional phosphopantothenoylcysteine decarboxylase/phosphopantothenate--cysteine ligase CoaBC, which produces MLSGKNILLGITGGIAAYKTTFLVRLLIKAGAHVKVILTDSAGSFVSPLTLATLSKNPVLTSFVSQDENSLDWNNHVELGLWADVMVIAPATANTLSKMANGTCDNLLLATYLSAKCTVFFAPAMDLDMYKHPSSLASFDKLQSFGNIMIPATSGELASGLHGEGRMAEPEDIVTFLQDHFSKGLPLFGKKVLITAGPTYEAIDPVRFIGNHSSGKMGFELAKRAADLGAEVLLVSGPSHLELTHSSVTIERVTSADEMYKAAHKSYESVDFAICAAAVADYRPKTIADEKIKKKDDELAITLVKNKDILFSLGEKKQRQYLVGFALETENEVENAKGKLQRKNLDAIVLNSLNDYGAGFGTATNKIAFIDKNLDIKTFELKSKADVALDIWNEIIAHTNA